A part of Tardiphaga sp. vice304 genomic DNA contains:
- the rsmI gene encoding 16S rRNA (cytidine(1402)-2'-O)-methyltransferase, producing MHPTPLPTTPPDDVPASAGRTFAIAGHLLTAPKAAPGLHLVATPIGNLGDITIRALETLAGCDIIACEDTRITRRLTERYSISGQLKQYHEHNAEQARPKILEKLAQGASIALVSDAGTPLISDPGFKLVREVAAAGFSVIALPGPSSVLAALAVAALPTDRFFFEGFLPSRQMARRARLTELSRIDATLVMFDSGNRVQDTLADLAGIMGTRDAAICRELTKMHEEVRRAKISELAAVAGELETRGEFVLVIGPPEAGAQAMTTDDLDALLRASLQHDSVKDAVANAVELSGRPRREIYARALEIQKEGGDGED from the coding sequence ATGCATCCCACACCGCTTCCAACCACCCCGCCCGACGACGTCCCGGCCTCCGCCGGCCGGACCTTCGCCATTGCCGGCCATCTGCTGACCGCGCCGAAGGCGGCGCCCGGACTGCATCTGGTCGCCACCCCGATCGGCAATCTCGGCGACATCACGATCCGCGCGCTGGAGACGCTCGCCGGCTGCGACATCATCGCCTGCGAGGACACAAGGATCACGCGCCGGCTGACCGAGCGCTATTCGATCTCGGGCCAGCTCAAGCAATATCACGAGCACAATGCCGAACAGGCGCGGCCGAAAATCCTGGAAAAGCTGGCGCAGGGCGCCTCCATCGCGCTGGTGTCGGACGCGGGCACGCCGCTGATCTCGGACCCCGGCTTCAAGCTGGTGCGCGAGGTCGCCGCCGCCGGCTTCAGCGTGATCGCCCTGCCCGGCCCGTCCTCGGTGCTGGCAGCCTTAGCCGTGGCAGCGCTGCCGACCGACCGGTTTTTCTTCGAAGGCTTCCTGCCGTCGCGGCAGATGGCGCGCCGCGCGCGGCTCACCGAGCTGTCGCGAATCGACGCCACGCTGGTGATGTTCGATTCCGGCAACCGGGTGCAGGACACGCTGGCCGATCTCGCCGGCATCATGGGCACGCGCGACGCCGCGATCTGCCGCGAACTCACCAAGATGCATGAAGAGGTGCGGCGCGCCAAAATCTCAGAACTAGCTGCGGTCGCCGGCGAGCTGGAGACCCGCGGCGAGTTCGTGCTGGTGATCGGCCCGCCGGAGGCCGGCGCGCAGGCGATGACCACCGACGACCTCGACGCCTTGCTGCGCGCCTCGCTGCAGCATGACAGCGTCAAGGATGCCGTGGCCAATGCGGTCGAACTGTCCGGCCGGCCGCGCCGCGAGATCTATGCCCGCGCCCTGGAGATCCAGAAGGAAGGCGGCGATGGCGAAGACTGA
- a CDS encoding penicillin-binding protein activator: MADPFIPITPRMGATRRTALGLLLGTPLLGACAGVQSSLTSGFGGPATPAGPAQQPLAVGTGQVKVGLILPLSASGNAGVAAQSMKNAAEMALAEFQNPNIQLLIKDDAGSAQGAGQGTQQALDEGAEIILGPLFALSVPATANLTRARNVPVIAFSTDASVAGRGVYLLSFLPESDVNRIVDYAAGTGKKSFAAMLPENAYGNVVEAAFKQAVARKGGRIVAFEKYGADRSAVAGRIAAALGGADALFLADDGDAVVATADALTAAGANLRNIQLLGTGLWDNPRVFASASLQGGLYAAPDPAGFRAFAGRYRTKFGAEPVRTATLAYDAVALVAALARTQGGTRFAPDVLTNPSGFAGIDGLFRFRSDGSNDRGLAVMRVASGSGQSVAGSPKSFGA; encoded by the coding sequence ATGGCCGATCCGTTCATTCCCATAACCCCGCGCATGGGCGCGACCCGGCGGACGGCGCTCGGCCTGCTGCTCGGCACCCCCCTGCTCGGCGCCTGCGCCGGCGTGCAGTCATCGCTGACCAGCGGTTTCGGCGGTCCGGCCACGCCGGCGGGTCCGGCCCAGCAGCCGCTGGCCGTCGGTACCGGCCAGGTCAAGGTCGGGCTGATCCTGCCGCTGTCGGCGTCGGGGAATGCCGGCGTCGCCGCGCAATCGATGAAGAACGCCGCCGAAATGGCGCTGGCGGAATTCCAGAATCCCAATATCCAGCTTCTGATCAAGGACGATGCCGGCTCGGCGCAGGGCGCGGGGCAGGGCACCCAGCAGGCGCTCGATGAAGGCGCCGAGATCATCCTAGGCCCGCTGTTCGCGCTTTCGGTGCCGGCGACCGCCAATCTGACCCGCGCCCGCAACGTGCCGGTGATCGCCTTCTCGACCGACGCCAGCGTCGCCGGGCGCGGCGTCTATCTCCTGAGCTTCCTGCCGGAATCCGACGTCAACCGCATCGTCGATTATGCCGCCGGCACCGGCAAGAAATCCTTCGCCGCGATGCTGCCGGAAAATGCCTATGGCAATGTGGTGGAAGCCGCCTTCAAGCAGGCCGTGGCGCGCAAGGGCGGCCGCATCGTCGCCTTCGAGAAATATGGCGCAGACCGCTCGGCGGTCGCGGGCCGCATTGCCGCGGCGCTGGGCGGGGCCGACGCGCTGTTCCTGGCCGACGACGGCGACGCGGTGGTCGCCACCGCCGACGCGCTGACCGCGGCCGGCGCCAATCTGCGCAACATCCAGTTGCTCGGCACCGGCCTGTGGGACAATCCGCGGGTTTTCGCCAGCGCGTCGCTGCAGGGCGGTCTCTATGCCGCGCCCGATCCGGCGGGCTTCCGCGCCTTTGCCGGCCGCTACCGCACCAAATTCGGCGCCGAGCCGGTTCGTACCGCGACATTGGCCTATGACGCGGTGGCGCTGGTCGCCGCGTTGGCGCGTACCCAGGGCGGCACGCGCTTCGCGCCGGACGTGCTGACCAATCCTTCAGGCTTCGCCGGCATCGACGGCCTGTTCCGCTTCCGCTCCGACGGCAGCAACGATCGCGGCCTCGCCGTCATGCGCGTGGCCAGCGGTAGTGGGCAATCGGTGGCCGGTTCGCCGAAGAGTTTCGGGGCGTAG
- the hemW gene encoding radical SAM family heme chaperone HemW translates to MQAEGLQPAFGVYVHWPFCLSKCPYCDFNSHVRHQPIDEERFARAFEREIATTAARTPGREVTSIFLGGGTPSLMQPKTVGAILESIGRHWRVSPDVEVSMEANPTSVDATRFRGYRDAGVNRVSLGVQALDDASLKSLGRLHSAREALDAVAIARSVFDRYSFDLIYARPDQTAAMWTSELKLAISEAAEHLSLYQLTIEEGTPFFGLHAAGKLKTPNEDMSRILYDVTQDVCAQMGLPSYEISNHARPGAQCKHNLVYWRGQEYAGVGPGAHGRLDIDGLRHAIATEKRPETWLMRVEATGHGVITDDILNSEERADEFLLMGLRLGEGIDPARYKALSGRALDPDRIRILRDEGAIVVDDNGRLRVTQEGFPVLDAVVADLAA, encoded by the coding sequence ATCCAAGCTGAGGGACTGCAGCCCGCCTTCGGCGTCTATGTGCACTGGCCGTTCTGCCTGTCGAAGTGCCCGTATTGCGATTTCAACAGCCATGTGCGGCATCAGCCGATCGACGAGGAGCGTTTTGCCCGCGCGTTCGAACGCGAGATCGCGACCACCGCGGCGCGCACGCCGGGCCGCGAAGTGACCTCGATCTTTCTCGGCGGCGGCACGCCCTCGCTGATGCAGCCGAAGACGGTTGGCGCCATTCTGGAATCGATCGGCCGCCACTGGCGTGTCTCCCCCGACGTTGAAGTATCAATGGAGGCCAATCCGACCTCGGTCGATGCCACGCGGTTTCGCGGCTACCGCGACGCCGGCGTCAACCGCGTCTCGCTCGGCGTCCAGGCGCTCGACGACGCCTCGCTGAAATCGCTCGGCCGGCTGCACAGCGCGCGCGAGGCGCTGGACGCGGTCGCGATCGCGCGCAGCGTGTTCGATCGCTATTCGTTCGACCTGATCTATGCGCGACCCGACCAGACCGCTGCGATGTGGACCAGTGAGCTCAAGCTGGCGATTTCCGAGGCCGCCGAACATCTGTCGCTGTACCAGCTGACGATCGAGGAAGGCACGCCGTTCTTCGGCCTGCACGCCGCCGGCAAGCTGAAGACCCCGAACGAGGACATGTCGCGCATTCTCTACGACGTGACGCAGGATGTCTGTGCACAGATGGGGCTGCCGTCCTACGAGATTTCCAACCACGCGCGCCCCGGCGCGCAGTGCAAGCACAACCTCGTCTACTGGCGCGGTCAGGAATATGCCGGCGTCGGCCCCGGCGCGCACGGCCGGCTTGATATCGACGGCCTGCGCCACGCCATCGCCACCGAGAAGCGCCCGGAGACCTGGCTGATGCGCGTCGAGGCCACCGGCCACGGCGTCATCACCGACGATATCCTCAACAGCGAAGAACGCGCCGACGAATTTTTGCTGATGGGGCTGCGGCTCGGCGAAGGCATCGACCCCGCGCGCTACAAGGCGTTGTCCGGCCGCGCCCTCGATCCCGACCGCATCCGCATCCTGCGCGACGAAGGCGCCATCGTGGTCGATGACAACGGCCGCCTGCGGGTGACGCAGGAGGGCTTTCCGGTGCTCGATGCGGTGGTCGCGGACCTGGCGGCGTAA
- the rdgB gene encoding RdgB/HAM1 family non-canonical purine NTP pyrophosphatase, translating into MAQHRRITGRLVIATHNPGKLAEMRELLAPYGIEAVSAGELGLAEPDETGDTFQANAAIKAIAAANVANLPAFADDSGLCVDALDGAPGILSARWAGESKDFAAAMARIERLLQERGATTPDRRKAHFVSALCVAWPDGHLEQVEAHAHGTLVWPVRGDAGFGYDPSFQPDGHTRTYGEMTAIEKHGLPPQGQGLSHRAKAFVKLAEICLDPS; encoded by the coding sequence ATGGCCCAGCATCGCCGAATCACCGGCCGTCTCGTGATCGCCACGCATAATCCCGGCAAGCTGGCCGAGATGCGCGAACTCTTGGCGCCCTATGGCATCGAGGCGGTATCGGCCGGCGAGCTCGGCCTCGCCGAACCCGACGAGACCGGCGACACCTTCCAGGCCAACGCGGCCATCAAGGCGATTGCCGCAGCTAACGTCGCAAACCTTCCCGCCTTTGCCGACGATTCCGGCCTCTGCGTCGATGCGCTGGACGGCGCGCCGGGCATCCTTTCCGCGCGCTGGGCCGGCGAGAGCAAGGATTTCGCGGCCGCGATGGCGCGGATCGAGCGCCTGCTGCAGGAGCGCGGCGCCACCACGCCCGACCGGCGCAAGGCGCATTTCGTCTCCGCTCTGTGCGTCGCCTGGCCGGACGGCCATCTCGAGCAGGTCGAGGCGCATGCCCATGGCACGCTGGTGTGGCCGGTGCGCGGCGACGCCGGCTTCGGCTACGACCCCTCGTTCCAGCCCGACGGCCATACCCGGACCTACGGCGAAATGACCGCCATCGAAAAGCACGGCCTGCCGCCGCAAGGCCAGGGCCTGTCGCATCGCGCAAAAGCCTTCGTCAAACTCGCGGAGATCTGCCTTGATCCAAGCTGA
- the rph gene encoding ribonuclease PH, which translates to MRPSRRAPDELRAVSLERGVVKYAEGSCMVKFGDTHVLVTATLEERLPPWLKGQGRGWVTAEYGMLPRATLERTRREAASGKQGGRTVEIQRLIGRSLRAAVDLEALGERQITIDCDVIQADGGTRTASITGAWVALAECIGWMKGRNMFKNGNGDKVLRDNIAAISCGIYNGTPVLDLDYAEDSEADTDANFVMTGDGRIIEVQGTAEKTPFSQDEFLALMALAQKGIGRLVDLQKMAVT; encoded by the coding sequence ATGCGGCCAAGCCGTCGTGCGCCCGATGAACTGCGCGCCGTGTCGCTGGAACGCGGCGTGGTGAAATACGCCGAAGGCTCCTGCATGGTGAAGTTCGGCGACACCCATGTGCTGGTGACGGCGACGCTGGAAGAGCGCTTGCCGCCATGGCTCAAGGGTCAGGGCCGCGGCTGGGTCACCGCCGAATACGGCATGCTGCCGCGCGCCACGCTGGAACGCACCCGGCGCGAGGCCGCCTCCGGCAAGCAGGGCGGCCGCACCGTTGAGATCCAGCGCCTGATCGGCCGCTCGCTGCGCGCCGCGGTCGATCTCGAAGCGCTCGGCGAACGCCAGATCACCATCGATTGCGACGTCATCCAGGCCGACGGCGGCACCCGCACCGCCTCGATCACCGGCGCCTGGGTCGCTCTGGCCGAGTGCATCGGCTGGATGAAGGGCCGCAACATGTTCAAGAACGGCAATGGCGACAAGGTGCTGCGCGACAACATCGCGGCGATTTCCTGCGGCATCTACAACGGCACGCCGGTGCTCGACCTCGACTACGCCGAGGATTCCGAGGCCGACACCGACGCCAATTTCGTCATGACCGGCGACGGCCGCATCATCGAGGTGCAGGGCACCGCCGAGAAGACGCCGTTCTCGCAGGACGAGTTTCTGGCGCTGATGGCGCTGGCGCAAAAGGGCATCGGCCGGCTTGTGGATTTGCAGAAGATGGCAGTCACCTGA